The Longimicrobium sp. genomic interval TCGACGGCTCGCCGCGCCCCACGCAGCGGCTGAGCTCCCTGCGGCTGGAGGCCACGCTCACCGGGGACGACCTGCGCGTGTCGGGGACCTTCCCGATCACCGTCGCCACGCCGGGCCCGGGGGGCGGCACGTCGAACGCGGTGCAGCTCACCCTGGTCAACCCCGTGCCGCAGATCCTGATGCTCCCCTCGCAGGCGGCCAGCGCGGGGCGGCAGGGCTTCACGCTCACGCTGCACGGCACGGGGTTCGTGCCGGGCGCGGTGGTGCGCTGGAACGGCGCCGACCGCCCCACCACCTACCTGGCCCCCACGCGGGTGTCGGCCTCGATCGGCGCGGCGGACGTGGCCTCGCCGGGGGCGGCGCAGGTGACCGCGCACAACCCGGCGCCGGGCGGCGGCGCCTCGGCGGCGGCCACCCTGCAGGTGCGCCCGGTCCCCGCGGCCACGCTCACCTCGACGCGCCAGATGGCGCTCCCGGCGCGCGACCTGGTGTGGAGCGCCGCCACCGGCCGGCTGTACGCGTCGGTCCCCGGCACGGAGCCCACGTACGGCAACAGCGTGGTGGCCATCGACCCCGCCACCGGCGCCGTCACCGGCTCGGCGTTCGTGGGGAGCGAGCCGGGGGCGATGGCGGTGTCGGACGACGGGCAGGTGCTGTACGTGGGGCTGGCGGGGACCAGCAGCGTGCGGCGGGTGGCGCTCGCCACCCTCACGCCGGGGCAGGAGTTCCCGATCGGCGCCGGGGCCGAGACGATCCACGTGATGCCTGGCCGCCCCGGGACCATCGCCGTCTCGCAGATGCACACCTTCTTCGGCGTCTGCCTGTACGACGACGGGGTGCGCCGCGGCGACTGCATGCCGCGCGACCGGGGCAGCTCCATCACGTTCGGCCAGGGCGGCCTGGAGCTCTACGCCTACAACAAGGACAACACCGAGTTCGGCTTCCGCACCTACCGCGTGCTGACGGGCGGCCTGCAGGAGACCCGGTCCAGCGAGAACCTGATCTCCGGCTTCGCGGCGCGGATCCACTACGCCTCGGGGCGCGTGTACTCCGACAAGGGCGCGGTGGTCGATCCCGGCCGGCACGTGCGCGTGGGCGCCATGACGGTCGACGCCTTCGCGCTGGCGGCGGTGCCCGACCCCGCGGTGGGGCGGGTGTTCGTGCTGGACATGGGCGGGACGGTCACGGTCTACGACATGAACCACTTCACCACGCTGGGGTCGTTCCACGTCGGCGCCCTGGGCAACGAGCACCCCGCGAACATGCGCTACCGGCTGGTCCGCTGGGGGAGCGACGGCCTGGCGTTCCGCGACGGCGAGAAGATCTTCATCGTCCGCACCCCCATCGCCGCGCCCTGAGCCGCCCGCGCGGCGGCGGCCGGAAACGGGCCCGTCCACCTCCCGGTGGGCGG includes:
- a CDS encoding IPT/TIG domain-containing protein yields the protein MRTLTRPIPGPRLLRAMAAAALAALLPACGGGGDDGVTNARPNPPPEITGIFPSFTETRAAETTLTVTGIGFVRASVVRFNGADRQTEYVDATLLRARLPAGDLATPGTFTITVFNPAPGGGVSSGAQLQLYNPPPQATSLQPGFVATGDAGATVAVIGTGFVPQSQVVVGTAARPTTYVSETEVRVAIPPADVAASGTLQLRVQNPMPGGGTSTPLALEVRAPVPAITALVDAQTLAAQPEFRLLVDGTGFAANSVVRFDGSPRPTQRLSSLRLEATLTGDDLRVSGTFPITVATPGPGGGTSNAVQLTLVNPVPQILMLPSQAASAGRQGFTLTLHGTGFVPGAVVRWNGADRPTTYLAPTRVSASIGAADVASPGAAQVTAHNPAPGGGASAAATLQVRPVPAATLTSTRQMALPARDLVWSAATGRLYASVPGTEPTYGNSVVAIDPATGAVTGSAFVGSEPGAMAVSDDGQVLYVGLAGTSSVRRVALATLTPGQEFPIGAGAETIHVMPGRPGTIAVSQMHTFFGVCLYDDGVRRGDCMPRDRGSSITFGQGGLELYAYNKDNTEFGFRTYRVLTGGLQETRSSENLISGFAARIHYASGRVYSDKGAVVDPGRHVRVGAMTVDAFALAAVPDPAVGRVFVLDMGGTVTVYDMNHFTTLGSFHVGALGNEHPANMRYRLVRWGSDGLAFRDGEKIFIVRTPIAAP